A window of Haliscomenobacter hydrossis DSM 1100 contains these coding sequences:
- a CDS encoding DEAD/DEAH box helicase, whose amino-acid sequence MNFTEFGLHPDLLDGVDAMNYKTATPIQEKAIPIILEGKDLIGIAQTGTGKTAAFILPVLNEIIESGEANFIQTLVIVPTRELAVQIDQVIEAYSYFTGVSSIAIYGGGDGKEFAQEKNALVSGVDIVIATPGRLISHLNMGYVNFSKLRFLVLDEADRMMDMGFQPDLMRIIGKIPQKRQTLLFSATMPESVMKLARQLTHNAESVSIALSKPAEGVTQRAYVVYEEQKLQLVTELLKDRKGQRIVVFCSSKASVSSLYSKLHRKNLSVGQMSSDVEQDQREETMLAFRNSKIDIIVATDVISRGIDVDGIDLVVNYDVPRDPEDYVHRVGRTARAERKGEAITLVSPGDQLRFRRIEKLIDKDIEKLGPPQNLGPGPEYAPNARRGKTFGPPHRQANAQGKGGNNQHSNRSNSGGGGGGPHKKKSGSGSSRWNNKPKPSGERTEPRRDV is encoded by the coding sequence TTGAATTTCACTGAATTTGGCCTACATCCCGACCTGTTAGATGGCGTTGACGCGATGAATTACAAAACGGCCACCCCGATACAAGAAAAAGCAATCCCCATTATCTTAGAGGGGAAAGACCTTATTGGCATAGCCCAGACAGGCACAGGCAAAACGGCGGCTTTTATTTTACCCGTTTTGAATGAAATCATTGAATCTGGCGAAGCCAATTTCATTCAAACCTTGGTTATCGTACCTACCCGCGAATTGGCCGTACAAATCGATCAAGTCATTGAGGCATATTCCTACTTTACTGGAGTATCCTCTATTGCCATCTATGGTGGTGGCGACGGCAAAGAATTTGCCCAGGAAAAAAATGCACTGGTCAGTGGGGTTGATATTGTCATTGCTACGCCAGGACGCCTGATTTCCCACCTCAACATGGGGTACGTCAATTTTTCCAAACTGCGCTTCCTCGTACTGGATGAAGCCGACCGCATGATGGATATGGGTTTTCAACCCGACCTCATGCGCATCATTGGAAAAATTCCGCAAAAACGTCAAACCTTGCTGTTTTCGGCAACCATGCCCGAATCGGTCATGAAACTGGCGCGCCAGTTGACCCACAATGCGGAATCGGTCAGCATTGCCTTATCCAAACCCGCCGAAGGCGTTACCCAACGTGCTTATGTGGTGTACGAAGAACAAAAACTCCAGTTGGTGACCGAGCTCCTCAAAGATCGCAAAGGCCAACGAATCGTGGTTTTTTGTTCCTCCAAGGCATCGGTTAGTTCGCTGTACAGCAAACTGCACCGCAAAAACCTGTCTGTGGGTCAAATGAGCAGCGATGTCGAACAGGACCAGCGCGAAGAGACCATGCTGGCTTTCCGCAACAGCAAAATTGACATCATTGTAGCTACCGACGTCATCAGCCGGGGTATTGATGTGGATGGAATCGATCTGGTGGTCAACTATGACGTACCACGCGACCCTGAAGATTATGTCCACCGCGTAGGTCGTACCGCCAGAGCAGAGCGCAAAGGCGAAGCCATTACGCTGGTTTCACCGGGTGATCAACTGCGTTTTCGGAGAATTGAAAAACTCATCGATAAAGACATCGAAAAACTGGGACCACCGCAAAACCTGGGTCCTGGGCCGGAATACGCGCCCAACGCGCGTCGAGGCAAAACTTTTGGCCCTCCACACCGTCAGGCCAATGCCCAGGGGAAAGGTGGCAACAACCAACATTCCAACCGTTCCAATAGCGGCGGTGGTGGAGGTGGCCCACACAAGAAAAAATCCGGCTCGGGTTCTTCCCGCTGGAACAACAAACCGAAACCTAGCGGAGAAAGAACGGAACCGAGAAGAGATGTATAA
- the queA gene encoding tRNA preQ1(34) S-adenosylmethionine ribosyltransferase-isomerase QueA, whose translation MRTKLSQFTYELPKKLIAQYPADSRHEARMMVVNRQTGTIEHKVFKDVLNIFSEGDVMVFNNTKVFPARLYGRKEKTGAKIEVFLLRELNNESRLWDVLVDPARKIRVGNKLYFSDDNDNDILVAEVVDNTTSRGRTIRFLYDGTDDEFQRELATLGNTPLPKYIIRPAEDVDRDRYQTVYAKEIGAVAAPTAGLHFSRELMKRLELKGIDFAELTLHVGLGTFRSIDVEDLSKHKMDAEYFRIPAVSVDLVNSAKERNHRICAVGTTSMRAIESAVSAEGLLKPAEGWTNKFIYPPYEFSIADSMITNFHLPKSSLLIMICAFGGYELIMQAYEEAVKEEYRFFSYGDSMLII comes from the coding sequence ATGAGGACCAAACTTTCTCAATTTACGTACGAACTACCCAAAAAACTCATTGCACAATACCCCGCAGATAGCCGACACGAAGCCCGAATGATGGTGGTCAATCGGCAAACTGGCACAATTGAGCATAAAGTATTCAAAGACGTTCTGAATATTTTTAGTGAGGGCGATGTAATGGTCTTCAACAATACCAAAGTTTTTCCTGCGCGCTTGTACGGGCGCAAAGAAAAAACCGGGGCAAAAATCGAAGTTTTTTTACTGCGTGAACTCAACAACGAATCCCGGCTCTGGGATGTATTGGTTGACCCCGCACGTAAAATTCGGGTAGGCAACAAACTTTATTTCAGCGACGACAACGACAACGATATTTTGGTAGCCGAAGTAGTAGACAATACCACTTCCCGCGGCCGGACGATCCGTTTTCTGTACGATGGTACTGATGATGAGTTCCAACGAGAACTGGCCACCCTGGGTAATACCCCACTGCCCAAGTACATTATACGACCAGCCGAAGACGTTGACCGCGATCGTTACCAAACGGTTTACGCCAAGGAAATTGGTGCAGTTGCAGCACCGACTGCCGGCTTGCACTTCAGTCGGGAGCTGATGAAACGTTTGGAACTCAAAGGAATTGACTTTGCGGAACTCACGCTTCATGTCGGACTGGGGACTTTCCGGAGCATCGATGTAGAAGATTTGTCCAAGCACAAAATGGATGCCGAGTATTTCCGGATCCCTGCTGTTTCGGTGGACCTGGTCAACAGTGCAAAAGAGCGAAACCACCGCATTTGTGCCGTGGGTACTACTTCGATGCGGGCCATTGAATCGGCAGTATCGGCTGAAGGTTTGCTCAAACCTGCTGAAGGATGGACCAATAAATTCATCTACCCGCCTTATGAATTCAGTATCGCAGATTCGATGATTACCAACTTCCATTTGCCAAAATCCAGTTTACTGATCATGATTTGTGCTTTTGGTGGCTATGAACTCATCATGCAGGCCTACGAAGAAGCCGTTAAGGAAGAATATCGTTTCTTTTCTTATGGAGACTCAATGCTCATTATATAA
- a CDS encoding DUF2795 domain-containing protein gives MYWTLDLASHLEDAPYPATRDELIDYAIRSGSPKEVIENLQAMEDDGEEEYESIEDIWPDYPKKDDFLFNDDEY, from the coding sequence ATGTACTGGACGTTAGACCTTGCGTCTCACCTTGAAGACGCACCATATCCGGCAACTCGAGACGAGCTGATTGACTACGCGATCCGCTCTGGCTCTCCAAAGGAGGTCATCGAGAATTTGCAAGCAATGGAAGATGATGGGGAAGAAGAGTACGAAAGTATTGAGGACATTTGGCCCGATTATCCTAAAAAGGATGACTTTCTCTTCAACGATGACGAGTATTGA
- a CDS encoding ABC transporter permease → MGIVLRIIYESIVQALGQLNANRLRSFLSLLGITIGIFCIIGVFSAVDSLEDNVRGSLAKLGDDVIYIQKISWAENPDNWFKYLRRPNVDYEDYEVIKEKVRSAQLTTFYVGIGQKTVKYFQSSAERAYMLGVTQEFSEMFKLNYEQGRFFSPNEYHRGANKCVLGFKVSEAVFGSLDPIGKSVKINGRSYEVIGVLEKSGESIINVMNFDEVVLVSYELARKIANLKSNSLFGDVSICVKAAEGVSVEQMKDEITGKLRAHRRLKPKQDDNFSLNQLSIISNFLSGFFNVLNVLGVFIGGFAILVGMFSVANIMFVSVKERTRLIGIKKALGAKRYIILLEFLIESIILCILGGLAGLALVMVAMAGLSQITDSFQMYLSFNNAALGIILSTVIGVLAGMIPAMQASRMDPVEAMRK, encoded by the coding sequence ATGGGCATTGTTTTACGGATCATTTACGAAAGTATTGTTCAAGCTTTGGGCCAACTCAACGCCAATCGTCTGCGCAGTTTTTTGTCCTTGCTGGGCATCACCATCGGGATATTTTGCATCATTGGGGTGTTTTCCGCCGTTGATTCTCTCGAAGACAACGTAAGGGGCAGTTTGGCCAAATTGGGGGATGATGTCATTTACATTCAAAAAATTTCCTGGGCGGAGAATCCCGACAATTGGTTCAAATATTTGCGGCGGCCAAATGTGGATTACGAAGATTACGAAGTCATCAAAGAAAAGGTTCGTTCAGCACAATTGACTACTTTTTATGTAGGTATTGGTCAAAAAACCGTGAAATACTTCCAAAGTAGTGCTGAAAGAGCCTATATGCTGGGGGTTACCCAGGAATTTTCGGAGATGTTTAAACTAAATTATGAGCAGGGTCGCTTTTTTTCTCCCAATGAATACCATCGTGGTGCCAATAAATGTGTACTGGGCTTCAAGGTTTCGGAGGCCGTATTTGGAAGCCTTGATCCGATCGGTAAATCGGTTAAAATCAATGGCCGAAGTTATGAGGTCATCGGTGTCTTGGAAAAATCAGGGGAAAGCATCATCAATGTCATGAATTTTGATGAGGTCGTTTTGGTGTCTTATGAATTGGCACGCAAAATTGCCAATCTGAAATCGAATAGCCTATTTGGAGATGTTTCCATTTGTGTAAAGGCAGCAGAAGGGGTTTCTGTTGAGCAAATGAAAGACGAAATCACTGGAAAATTACGCGCCCACCGTCGCTTGAAGCCCAAACAAGACGATAATTTTTCACTCAACCAATTGTCCATCATTTCAAATTTCCTGAGTGGTTTTTTCAACGTACTCAATGTACTGGGCGTTTTTATTGGCGGCTTTGCCATTTTGGTCGGGATGTTTAGCGTAGCCAACATCATGTTCGTTTCCGTAAAAGAACGCACCCGCCTGATTGGCATCAAAAAAGCCCTGGGGGCAAAGAGATACATCATCTTGTTGGAATTTTTGATTGAATCCATCATTCTTTGTATCCTGGGCGGGTTGGCTGGCCTGGCACTGGTTATGGTAGCTATGGCCGGGTTGTCACAGATAACCGACTCATTCCAGATGTACCTTTCCTTCAACAACGCCGCACTGGGCATTATCCTGTCTACTGTCATTGGCGTTCTGGCAGGAATGATTCCGGCCATGCAAGCCTCGAGGATGGATCCAGTGGAGGCGATGAGGAAGTAG
- a CDS encoding bile acid:sodium symporter family protein, which translates to MKPKIDKFVLAIIGVVLLAYFVPQWGSSASRIPLNQIGSIGISMIFFFYGLKLSPEQIKTGLKNWKLHLLVQSSTFLIFPLIVLLFYPFMQSAQGQTVWLAFLFLAALPSTVSSSVVMVSIAKGNLPAAIFNASISGLIGIVITPLWMGLFMQHSAGDFNLGGIYLKLITEILLPVTIGVILQRYWGKFAREYSRYLTLFDKTIILLIIYKSFAESFSENVFSSVDAMDLLLISVAATVLFYVVYFLTGYLSDRLGFSEEDRITVQFCGSKKSLVHGTVFSKILFQHMASVGIMLLPLMLFHAIQIFIVSVVAAKLSARKKT; encoded by the coding sequence ATGAAACCAAAAATTGATAAATTTGTCCTCGCCATAATCGGGGTAGTTTTACTTGCTTACTTCGTACCGCAATGGGGAAGCAGCGCAAGCCGTATCCCCCTCAACCAGATCGGGAGCATCGGCATATCGATGATCTTCTTTTTTTATGGGTTAAAACTGAGCCCTGAACAGATCAAAACCGGGTTAAAAAACTGGAAGTTGCACCTCCTGGTACAGTCCTCTACGTTTTTGATTTTCCCCTTAATCGTCCTCTTATTTTACCCATTTATGCAGTCAGCGCAGGGGCAGACGGTGTGGCTGGCCTTTCTATTCCTGGCGGCCTTGCCTTCTACGGTGTCTTCTTCGGTGGTGATGGTCTCCATTGCCAAGGGCAATCTACCTGCGGCTATTTTTAATGCCAGTATTTCCGGGTTGATCGGAATCGTCATCACCCCACTTTGGATGGGTTTGTTTATGCAGCACAGCGCTGGCGATTTTAATCTAGGAGGCATTTACCTCAAGCTGATCACCGAAATCCTCTTGCCGGTTACCATCGGGGTCATCTTGCAGCGGTATTGGGGAAAATTTGCGCGGGAATACAGTCGTTATTTGACCTTGTTTGACAAGACAATCATTTTGCTGATCATCTACAAAAGTTTTGCTGAATCCTTTTCCGAAAATGTATTCAGCTCAGTTGATGCAATGGATTTATTGCTGATTTCGGTCGCCGCAACTGTGCTATTTTATGTGGTTTATTTCCTGACAGGATACTTATCGGATCGGCTGGGATTCAGCGAGGAAGACCGCATTACGGTCCAGTTTTGCGGCTCTAAAAAATCACTCGTGCACGGGACAGTCTTCTCCAAGATTCTATTTCAACATATGGCCTCAGTGGGAATCATGCTGCTCCCGTTAATGTTGTTTCACGCCATCCAGATCTTCATTGTTAGTGTTGTCGCTGCGAAGTTGTCTGCGCGAAAAAAAACGTGA